One segment of Pleomorphomonas sp. PLEO DNA contains the following:
- a CDS encoding FIST N-terminal domain-containing protein, translated as MRTDASLSGIGPNDFLFDGRPASLILAFVSPKVDFAGATRKIKSLAPSAEVVATTTAGELCARGGEKIYCETDGSWQNVVLQVFSPTLIEKVEVFSVPLSSQDLRAGRSTMSHGTRIGKIVSALNSVKPTMHLDAKSTFALTFVDGLSMSESYFMEAVYEAGRFPCLFIGGSAGDALTFSETLLFDGRQVVKDHAVVAFVKMAAGQRYGVMKSQNFRKIGPSFVVVDADPDRRSVSAVMDEKSGRVISLVKALSAALKVEPAKLETALKGKAFGIELGNELFVRSVAKIDLEKEVFYFYCDIGSGDELTMLEQTDFLEQTRTDVERYLRGKPKPVGVLMNDCILRRLSNAGALSRTGGIWPAPVAGFSTYGELFGININQTLSAIVFFANVEKEFSDEYLDNFAIHYASFVNYFTRNRLKRVEILNRLRTGVIEKISDYLETSSKIEGTLSEISNVGEVMSGIRAAMVGSRSEQSNKPSNTEALAARFGGLNDALAALRKVVSVIDNITGQTNLLALNATIEAARAGEAGRGFGVVAGEVKKLANDTKATLGHTQTAIANIEESLRELGLIIDATKVEFSEEGARYKHIIGNVEEIFAQSGHFERSIADLSSMVAGHRSSIEQAVSSIEFLQQLDKSHKDAA; from the coding sequence ATGCGGACGGACGCCAGTCTCTCCGGTATCGGCCCGAACGACTTTCTGTTCGACGGACGCCCGGCCAGTTTGATCCTCGCCTTCGTCTCGCCAAAGGTGGACTTCGCGGGTGCGACCCGCAAGATAAAGTCACTGGCTCCCTCGGCCGAAGTGGTGGCGACGACAACCGCCGGTGAGCTTTGCGCCAGAGGCGGCGAGAAGATCTATTGCGAGACGGATGGAAGCTGGCAGAACGTTGTTCTGCAGGTTTTTTCGCCGACCCTGATTGAGAAGGTCGAGGTATTCTCGGTCCCGCTCTCATCGCAAGACCTACGAGCCGGTCGGTCGACAATGTCGCATGGCACGCGCATCGGCAAGATCGTCTCCGCCCTGAATTCCGTGAAGCCGACCATGCATCTCGATGCCAAGTCGACCTTTGCGTTGACCTTCGTCGATGGCCTGTCGATGTCGGAAAGTTACTTCATGGAGGCCGTGTACGAGGCGGGCAGGTTCCCATGTCTGTTCATCGGCGGATCGGCTGGCGATGCGCTGACTTTCAGCGAGACGTTGCTGTTCGACGGCCGGCAGGTTGTGAAGGATCATGCCGTCGTCGCCTTCGTCAAGATGGCCGCCGGGCAGCGCTATGGCGTCATGAAGAGCCAGAACTTCCGCAAGATCGGCCCGAGCTTCGTGGTCGTCGACGCCGATCCCGACCGGCGATCGGTCAGTGCCGTCATGGACGAAAAGAGCGGCAGGGTTATCTCTCTGGTCAAAGCCCTGTCGGCCGCCCTGAAGGTCGAACCGGCGAAGCTCGAGACGGCGCTGAAGGGCAAGGCATTCGGCATCGAGCTGGGCAATGAGTTATTCGTCCGCTCAGTGGCAAAAATAGATCTGGAGAAAGAAGTATTCTACTTCTACTGCGACATCGGCTCCGGCGACGAACTGACGATGCTTGAGCAGACCGACTTTCTGGAGCAAACCCGCACGGACGTCGAACGCTACTTGCGTGGCAAACCGAAGCCGGTCGGCGTTCTCATGAACGATTGCATTCTGCGCCGTCTGTCCAATGCCGGAGCATTGTCGCGGACCGGCGGTATCTGGCCGGCCCCCGTGGCGGGGTTCTCGACCTACGGCGAATTGTTCGGCATCAATATCAATCAGACCCTGTCGGCGATCGTCTTTTTCGCAAATGTCGAAAAGGAATTCTCCGATGAGTATCTCGACAATTTCGCGATCCATTATGCGAGTTTCGTCAACTACTTCACCCGGAACAGGCTAAAGCGTGTCGAAATCCTCAACCGCCTGAGAACCGGCGTTATCGAAAAGATCTCGGATTACCTTGAGACATCCTCGAAAATCGAGGGCACGCTATCGGAGATTTCCAACGTCGGTGAAGTCATGTCGGGCATCCGAGCCGCAATGGTCGGGTCCCGCTCGGAGCAGAGCAACAAACCCTCTAACACAGAGGCGCTGGCAGCCCGCTTCGGCGGACTCAACGATGCGCTCGCCGCCCTGCGAAAAGTCGTTTCGGTCATCGATAACATCACTGGCCAAACCAACCTGCTCGCCCTCAATGCGACCATTGAGGCAGCACGCGCCGGTGAGGCCGGCCGAGGCTTCGGCGTGGTGGCGGGCGAAGTGAAGAAGCTTGCCAACGACACAAAGGCCACGCTCGGCCACACGCAGACCGCCATCGCCAACATAGAGGAATCGCTTCGCGAACTCGGCCTCATCATCGACGCCACCAAAGTGGAGTTTTCTGAGGAAGGCGCGCGCTACAAACACATCATCGGCAACGTCGAGGAAATTTTCGCCCAAAGCGGTCATTTCGAACGATCGATAGCCGACCTGTCGTCAATGGTCGCCGGCCATCGGAGCAGCATCGAGCAGGCGGTGAGTAGCATCGAGTTCCTCCAGCAGCTCGACAAGAGCCACAAGGATGCCGCCTAA
- the pbpC gene encoding penicillin-binding protein 1C: MAIRRFTLVLAAAAVMSVLVGGTSAVVGFFRLVDATPPVDLFAPTSQVVTARNGEILRAYTVGDGLWRLPVDPERVDPTYVNLLLATEDSRFREHAGVDPKALLRAGWQLVTHGHIVSGGSTLTMQVVRLSERLHTRSPSGKFGQIVKALALERFASKDDILAAYLGLAPFGGNIEGVRSASLAWLGKEPLRLTPAEAAFLVALPQSPEARRPDRDATAAKAARDRILRRAVDRGVLSRADAEAAIAEPVPTRRRDFPLLAAHSADRAVAAAPKEGEIRLSIDRKLQALLEGLAAERASAVGPNVSVAIMVAEEASGDVLASVGSAGLFDARRAGSIDMTRAVRSPGSTLKPFIYGLAFEAGIAHPETLVEDRPTAFAGYTPNNFDKTFRGTVTVRQALSESLNVPAIQTLELVGPARLVTRFRRVGVEAKLPDMAPANLAVGLGGVGLTLNDLTTLYTALARGGRPIALHERLDALGPAEPPKPLMDERAAAYVTDILAGPLGATKGDVRVAIKTGTSYGYRDAWAMGYDGRYVVGVWVGRPDGAPLPGLMGVDVAVPILADTFVRAGGTTRLPPEPPGLLKVSNAELPPPLQRLRGARAAVAARDAGPEIAYPPAGAHVDLGFRAGSPQPLALKVRNGKGPFTWLADGAPVAQEPWARQFSYFPKGAGFVTLSVIDGEGRADRVTVFVE; the protein is encoded by the coding sequence GTGGCCATCCGACGTTTCACATTGGTGTTGGCGGCAGCCGCGGTGATGTCTGTCCTTGTCGGCGGTACATCCGCGGTGGTTGGGTTCTTCCGACTTGTGGATGCCACGCCGCCGGTCGATTTGTTCGCTCCGACGTCGCAAGTCGTCACCGCTCGCAACGGCGAGATTCTGCGTGCCTACACGGTGGGCGACGGGCTATGGCGGCTGCCGGTCGATCCGGAGCGCGTCGATCCCACCTACGTGAATCTGTTGCTCGCCACCGAGGACAGTCGTTTCCGCGAACACGCAGGCGTCGATCCGAAAGCGCTTCTCCGCGCCGGCTGGCAGCTTGTGACCCACGGCCATATCGTCTCCGGCGGGTCGACCTTGACGATGCAGGTGGTGCGCCTTTCGGAACGCCTGCATACCCGTTCGCCAAGCGGCAAGTTCGGTCAGATCGTCAAGGCGCTGGCCCTTGAGCGCTTTGCCAGTAAGGACGATATCCTCGCCGCCTATCTCGGCCTTGCGCCGTTCGGAGGCAACATCGAGGGGGTGCGATCCGCATCGCTGGCCTGGCTTGGCAAGGAGCCCTTGCGGCTTACCCCGGCCGAGGCGGCTTTTCTGGTTGCGCTGCCACAGTCACCGGAAGCCCGCCGTCCCGACCGAGATGCCACCGCTGCCAAGGCCGCGCGGGACCGCATCCTGAGACGGGCCGTCGATCGCGGGGTTCTTTCGCGGGCTGACGCCGAAGCGGCCATCGCAGAGCCGGTGCCAACCCGACGACGCGATTTTCCATTGCTTGCGGCGCATTCCGCCGACCGGGCGGTGGCGGCTGCTCCCAAAGAGGGCGAAATCCGTCTGAGCATTGACCGCAAGCTGCAGGCCTTACTCGAAGGTCTTGCTGCCGAGCGGGCCAGCGCCGTCGGCCCGAACGTCTCCGTGGCGATCATGGTGGCGGAGGAGGCGAGCGGCGACGTGCTGGCGTCGGTCGGATCGGCTGGGCTGTTTGATGCGAGGCGGGCCGGCTCGATCGATATGACAAGGGCTGTCCGCTCGCCCGGCTCGACGCTGAAGCCGTTCATCTACGGCCTCGCCTTCGAGGCGGGCATCGCTCACCCCGAGACGCTGGTTGAGGATCGGCCGACTGCTTTTGCCGGTTATACGCCCAACAACTTCGACAAGACCTTTCGCGGCACGGTGACCGTTCGGCAGGCACTTTCGGAAAGCCTCAACGTGCCGGCGATCCAGACGCTGGAGCTGGTGGGGCCGGCGCGGCTCGTCACACGCTTCCGTCGGGTCGGCGTCGAGGCGAAGTTACCCGACATGGCCCCGGCCAATCTCGCCGTCGGCCTCGGCGGTGTCGGGCTGACGCTCAACGACTTGACGACGCTTTATACCGCGCTCGCCCGCGGTGGTCGACCGATCGCGCTTCACGAACGGCTCGACGCCTTGGGGCCCGCCGAGCCACCCAAGCCGCTGATGGACGAAAGAGCCGCCGCCTATGTCACCGACATCCTGGCTGGACCACTTGGCGCAACCAAGGGCGATGTTCGCGTCGCTATCAAGACCGGTACTTCCTATGGCTATCGCGACGCTTGGGCGATGGGTTACGATGGCCGTTACGTTGTGGGCGTCTGGGTTGGCCGGCCGGATGGTGCGCCGCTGCCCGGTTTGATGGGGGTCGATGTCGCCGTCCCGATCCTCGCCGACACTTTCGTTCGGGCGGGCGGGACCACGCGTCTGCCACCGGAGCCGCCGGGTCTGCTCAAGGTCTCCAATGCCGAATTGCCACCGCCGCTCCAACGGCTGCGCGGCGCGCGAGCGGCCGTGGCGGCAAGAGATGCTGGGCCGGAGATTGCCTATCCACCGGCCGGCGCGCACGTCGATCTCGGTTTCCGTGCTGGCTCTCCTCAGCCGCTCGCCCTCAAGGTCCGCAATGGCAAAGGGCCATTCACTTGGCTTGCCGATGGGGCGCCAGTGGCGCAGGAGCCCTGGGCGCGACAGTTCAGTTACTTTCCGAAGGGCGCCGGCTTTGTGACGCTGTCGGTCATCGATGGCGAGGGCAGGGCCGACCGGGTCACCGTTTTCGTGGAGTGA
- a CDS encoding cation-efflux pump, protein MTRKERVALVSLVASIGLTAAKLIVGLLIGSLALVTDALHSGTDAIATLVTFLAVRFADRPADDDHPYGHGKYEDLAALGEGTLLLVLAGGVAVESWNRFTGGAEPPLVNIVAFAVLGVEIIINLWRARALHKVAVETGSRALAADAMHFLSDVASSAIVIVGFVATIYGADWADSVTAAAIAIFIGWLGLRMIRRTADELTDRVSPTVTRTLRRLLQDLPGVVAIDQLRMRTVGPRHFVDISAGVPRTFSLSETATVKRAMVAAISAEIADAEATVSLRPMPIDDESLRERVFLAASRERIPVHHITIQHLGDRLSVSLDCEVDGAMPLGEAHDVASRLEAAIRAEIGAEIEVETHLEPLYPDLIPGANLPDKRVAEYTVVLREAAEQNGVSDIHNVRAREIDDGVFVAFHCRFPRTLSASEVHSRADAVERAARIAFPEIRRIVSHPEPLRE, encoded by the coding sequence ATGACCAGAAAAGAACGGGTGGCGCTGGTATCGCTGGTTGCCAGCATCGGCCTCACCGCCGCCAAGCTTATCGTTGGCCTTTTGATCGGCTCGCTGGCCCTTGTTACTGATGCGCTGCATTCGGGCACCGATGCCATTGCCACGCTGGTCACCTTCCTGGCCGTGCGCTTCGCTGACCGGCCGGCCGACGACGACCATCCCTATGGTCACGGCAAATACGAGGATCTCGCTGCGCTCGGGGAAGGGACGTTGCTCTTGGTGTTGGCCGGCGGCGTGGCCGTGGAGTCCTGGAACCGCTTTACCGGTGGGGCGGAGCCACCCTTGGTCAACATCGTCGCCTTTGCCGTGCTCGGCGTTGAGATCATCATCAATCTTTGGCGTGCCCGGGCTCTCCACAAGGTGGCCGTGGAGACAGGTAGTCGAGCGCTCGCCGCCGACGCCATGCACTTTCTGTCCGATGTCGCCTCGTCGGCGATCGTCATCGTCGGATTTGTCGCGACGATCTATGGCGCCGACTGGGCCGACTCGGTGACGGCGGCGGCCATCGCCATCTTCATCGGCTGGTTGGGCCTCAGGATGATCCGCCGTACCGCCGACGAACTTACCGATCGGGTGTCGCCGACCGTTACGCGCACGCTCCGCCGGCTGTTGCAGGATCTGCCGGGGGTGGTCGCCATCGACCAGCTCCGCATGCGCACCGTCGGCCCGCGACATTTTGTCGATATTTCGGCGGGGGTGCCGCGCACCTTCAGCCTTAGCGAAACGGCCACCGTCAAACGAGCAATGGTCGCGGCAATTTCGGCGGAGATCGCCGACGCCGAGGCAACGGTCAGCTTGAGGCCGATGCCGATCGACGACGAGAGCCTAAGAGAGCGGGTGTTTTTGGCGGCCTCGCGCGAGCGCATACCCGTTCACCACATCACCATTCAACATCTTGGCGATCGCCTCTCAGTGTCGCTCGACTGCGAGGTCGACGGGGCCATGCCGCTTGGGGAGGCGCATGACGTGGCAAGCCGTCTCGAGGCGGCCATCCGCGCTGAAATCGGCGCTGAAATCGAGGTGGAGACGCATCTTGAGCCGCTCTATCCCGACCTCATTCCCGGCGCAAACCTGCCGGACAAGAGGGTAGCTGAGTATACCGTGGTTCTGCGGGAGGCCGCGGAACAGAATGGTGTCAGTGACATTCATAACGTCCGCGCCCGAGAGATCGATGACGGCGTGTTCGTCGCTTTCCACTGCCGCTTTCCCCGGACGCTATCGGCTTCCGAGGTGCATAGCCGCGCCGACGCGGTAGAGCGGGCCGCGCGCATCGCTTTTCCGGAGATCCGCCGCATCGTCAGCCATCCCGAACCGTTGAGAGAGTGA
- a CDS encoding SIS domain-containing protein, translating to MTDSPLPKPALAAALHAIEITRTGVTALEEAALHGPLGEAIDKAIGIVAEGKGRLIVTGIGKSGHIARKLAATFSSTGTAAYYVHPTEAGHGDLGMVDSSDVILALSWSGETTELAVVLAFAKRFNVPVVALTAGAESTLAAAADVALILPRVREACPHNLAPTTSTVLQLAIGDAIAMGVMVRRGFSETDFHIFHPGGKLGSQLRRVSEIMHSEQLPLISINSSMTDAILAISSGGFGVVGVIDPDGRLAGVVTDGDLRRFVHSDLGPQLSAAKLETPVTEVMTRKPVTVAPQIFAAEALDLLQNRKISVLFVVDNQKPIGILHTLDLLRIGVA from the coding sequence ATGACCGACAGCCCGCTTCCCAAGCCCGCCCTCGCGGCGGCGCTGCATGCCATCGAAATCACACGGACGGGCGTCACCGCCCTCGAGGAGGCTGCGCTGCACGGCCCGCTTGGTGAGGCCATTGACAAGGCCATCGGCATCGTCGCGGAGGGCAAAGGCAGGCTCATCGTCACCGGCATCGGCAAGAGCGGCCATATCGCCCGCAAGCTCGCGGCCACTTTCTCCTCGACGGGAACAGCCGCCTACTACGTCCATCCCACCGAGGCCGGCCATGGTGACCTTGGCATGGTTGATAGCTCCGACGTGATCCTGGCGCTGTCTTGGTCTGGCGAGACCACCGAACTCGCCGTCGTGCTGGCCTTCGCCAAACGCTTCAACGTACCGGTGGTCGCTCTGACCGCCGGTGCCGAGTCGACGCTGGCCGCCGCCGCCGACGTGGCGCTCATCCTGCCTCGTGTACGGGAAGCCTGCCCGCACAACCTCGCCCCGACGACGTCGACCGTCTTGCAGCTTGCCATTGGCGATGCAATCGCCATGGGCGTCATGGTGAGACGGGGTTTTTCGGAAACCGACTTCCACATTTTCCATCCGGGCGGCAAACTCGGCTCGCAGCTCCGACGCGTGTCGGAAATCATGCATAGCGAGCAGCTGCCGCTCATCAGCATAAACAGCTCCATGACCGACGCCATCCTGGCCATCAGCTCGGGCGGCTTCGGCGTGGTCGGCGTTATCGATCCTGACGGCCGGTTGGCCGGTGTCGTCACCGACGGCGACCTTCGCCGATTCGTGCATTCCGACCTTGGTCCGCAGTTGAGCGCCGCCAAACTGGAAACGCCGGTCACCGAGGTGATGACCCGCAAACCAGTCACCGTCGCGCCGCAGATCTTCGCCGCCGAAGCGCTCGACCTGCTGCAAAATCGCAAGATTTCAGTGCTGTTCGTGGTCGACAACCAGAAGCCGATCGGCATCTTGCACACCCTCGACCTGTTGCGTATCGGCGTCGCGTAA